The nucleotide sequence CGGAGCGCATGCGACGCTCGGCGTCTGGGTTCCGACCGGAGCGGTCGACCTCAAGAATCCAGACGGCTCGTTCGTCCATTACGGGATGCAGCCGGGGGGCGGGACCTGGGATCTCGATCCCTCGCTGACCGTGCACGGACGCGACGCCGCGTTCGGGTGGGGCGCGCAGGCGGCTTATCGCTGGAAGACCGACAAGGAAAACGAGAGCGGCTTCAGTTTCGGCGACAGCTTCCGCGCCACCGGCTGGGCCAGCTACCGGCTGGCTGCCGACGTTGGCGCGACCTTGCGGCTCGAATACCTGAGCGAAGGGCCGGTCGAGGGGCACTACAATGCCGGCCACAACCACGCCGCGCCGCCCGACCGCCAGGCCAACTACGGCGGCGACACGGTCACCGCCGGGTTTGGTATCAACTGGGTCCTGCCCGTCGGCGGGGCGAGTCCGCCGCAGATCGGCGCCGAAGTTTCGGTGCCGTTGATTCAGGACCTCAACGGCATCCAGTTGCCGCAGGACTGGAAGCTGGCGGTCAACCTGAACAAGACCTTCTGACGATCGGCGGCGGCGGGCCGTTTCAGGGTTCGCCGCCGCTTTCGCCTTCGTCCTCGCCCTCGGCGTCCTTGCGGCGATCGAGCTCCTCGGTCGCCGCGGCGCGCGCCGGGTCGAAGGCGGAGGCGAAGATCAGGCCGAGCGCCACCATCATGCCCCCGCCGCCCTTCTTCGTCCCGTCCTTGGCCCGGGCGAGCAGGCGCGGGAGCAGCATCAGGGCGACCACGAAGACCGCGCCGGCGACAATCCATTCGAGCATGGCGACTCCCCCCTGGAGAAAGATGTGGGGCGCGCTGGGCCTTTTCGCAATCCGGCCTCCGGTCGGACTGAGGCGCAGGAATGCGGAACCGAGGCGAATCGCGCAAGTTTAGAGCTATGAAAGGAGGCATCACATGCCAGACGACAAGTCCAACGTGGGAGCGCAGGATCGGGCCCGGGTCGCGGGCGGCGAGGATTACGAAGTGCGCTTCTTTGCCGAACAGAACGGCATCAGCATCGAACAGGCGCAGCAACTGATCGAGCAGCACGGCAACAGCCGCGAAAAGCTCGAAGCGGCCGTACGGCAGATGAAAGGCTGATTAGCGCCCGGTCCCGGCGAAGCGGGCCTCGTGGCGATAGAACGCCTCGTAGGCCGGCCACGGGACATGGCCCTGGTCGTGCTGGTACCAGCCGAGCGGGAAGTCTTCGTCCGCGCTGCCGAGCGGCGGCGGCATGGCGCCATCGGGCGTGCCTGAGCCGTACAGCGCCCAGGCCGGCCGCGCGGCCATCGTCGCCAGCCACATGCCACGCGGATCGACCCAGGCATCGCCCTTGTCGGCCCGGCCCGAGGTGACCAACAGCGGGTGCGGTGCCCGCAGGGCGATCAGCATATGCGCGTCGACGGGCAGTTCGGCCACGGAATGGCCGGCCTGCGCGTATCGCATGGCCGCCGGGGTCAGCCAGTGAAATTCGCCGCTGCCGACGAGGTTCTCCCAGCGCTCGCCGAAATCGCGCCGCATGATCTTGGCGCCGCCTGCGCCGCTGCTCGAGACGTGCGCATCGGCGAATTGCGGATCGAACGCGGCGGCGACGAGCACGGCCTTGCCGAAGCGCGAGTGGCCAGTCAGCGAGATGTGCTTTGCAGCGATGCGCGGGTCATGCGCCAGCTCCTCGCGCAAGCGGCTCGCGCCCCAGGCCCAGGCCCGCAGCGCGCCCCAGTCGTGTTCGGCACGCGGCCAGCGGGCGAGGCCGATGATCCCGTCCGCCATCGTCGCGGCGGTGTCCGGCTGAAGCAGTTGCGGGCGATATTCGACATAGGCGAAACCGTGGCGCAGCGCCTGGCTGACGGCGTCGGGCGGCGGCGCTCCGCCGAAATCGGGCACCCGCCCGCCCGGCCAGATATAGCTGTAGGATATCAGCGCCGGGGCGTGGCCCTTGCCCGGCGGGAAGGTGATCGTCGCATCGACCGTCGGCCCCATCGCGCCATCGGGCGCGACGACCTGGCCGATCCATTGTTCGACCGTGCGGTCGCTGCTCCGCGCGACGACTTCCTTGCGCCAGACTAGGCGGAAGCTTGCGACATTCTCGGGAATGCGACCGGTCCAGTTGTCCTCGACCAGGCGCGCCAGCTCGGCACGGCGAATGGGCCAGCCTGCGGGAGTGCGCTGCGCGTCTGCCGTGAACAGCGGCGGCAGCGGCAGGTCGCCGACCTCGGCCTCGTCGTAATTGGCCGCGTTGAGTGCATCGGGATTGTTGCCATCGGCACCGGCGCGCAGCTCGCCATAGCCGAACCGTTCGCGCTCGGCAGCGTGGAGATCGGCTGCCGTCTGCGCCGCCGCCGGGGCCGCGAGCAGCGCCAGCGCCGCGATCAGCGCGCGCATCTCAGCGGGCGACCGCCATCCCGCCGTCCCGCCAGGCGGTGATGCCGCCGGCCATGTTGGCGACGTGCCGGAAGCCCATGGTCCGCATTGCCTCCTGTGCCAGGCTGCTGCGATGGCCGGTGCGGCAATAGACCACGTAGTCCTTGTCCTTGGGCAGCGCGGCGACCTGCGCGGCGAAATCCTCGCTCTTGTAGTCGAGGTTGGTCGCTCCGGCGATGTGGCCGGCGGCGAATTCCTCGGGCGTGCGCACGTCGAGCACTGCAAGCTGGGGACGCGACATCATCGCCTGCCGGACGTCGTCCGGGGCCAGCATCGAGGCGAGATGCGGCGTCGGCAGCTCGGCCACCGAATCGTCGGGCTCGTCCTTGCCCTGTTGCTGGCAGCCTGCGAACAACACGAACGCGGCAAGCGGCAGGATAAATCGTTTGTCCATGTCGGCGTCCTTTCCCCTTGATCGCCCGGTTCTAGCGTGCCGCACGCGGCAAAGCCAAGGTCACAGGGCGAGGGTGGCGCCGCCGCTGTCCGCGCTGCGGTACATCGCCTCGATGATGCGGATATCGCGCAGGCCCATCTCGCCCGGGGTGCGGTGCGCCCGGTTGGCCCGCGCCGCCAGGCTGAAGGCGTCGATCTGCGCGGCGAACTGGCCCCACGGATCGCCTGCGCCGATCGTGCGCTGCGGGCCGTTGCCCTCGAGCACGATGTGGTTCTCGTCGTACGTCGTCGCCGGCTTCATGAACAGCGAGGCCTGCGAACCCATGTAGCGCTGCGAGGAGATGTACGGGCTCCAGCAGTAGGAAGAGGAGCCGCTGATCGTGAGGCCCTTGCGCGTGCGCAGGCGGAAGTCGATCCCGCCCTCGACTTCGCGGAACCTCGGGTCGTCTTTGGGATAGGAATATGTCGCGCTCACTTCGGCCGGCCCATCGTCGCCGATCATCATCAGCGAGGTGTTCAGCCCGTAGATGCCGATGTCGTACATCGAGCCGCCGCCGGCGAGATCCTTCTGCAGGCGCCAGACGTGCGGCGGCCAGTCGGGATTGGCGTTGAAGCCGTGATCGCACGAAATGAAGCGCAGGTCGCCGAGCTCGCCCGCCTCGATCAGCTGTTTTGCCCGCAGGTTGGTCGGTTCGAAGTGGATCCGGTAAGC is from Croceibacterium aestuarii and encodes:
- a CDS encoding DUF3606 domain-containing protein gives rise to the protein MPDDKSNVGAQDRARVAGGEDYEVRFFAEQNGISIEQAQQLIEQHGNSREKLEAAVRQMKG
- a CDS encoding Gfo/Idh/MocA family protein, which translates into the protein MSDSKFSRRQIVAAAGAVPLAAGATRALAQQAKGTPLAGDFALPDPPGERMRWAVVGLGNFAVGEVIPGIRQSRHARMTAFVSGSPAKQADLGARYGVERFYNYADFDRIADDPEIDCVYIVLPVGLHAEYTIRALRAGKHVLCEKPMASTSAECEAMIAAATAANRQLGVAYRIHFEPTNLRAKQLIEAGELGDLRFISCDHGFNANPDWPPHVWRLQKDLAGGGSMYDIGIYGLNTSLMMIGDDGPAEVSATYSYPKDDPRFREVEGGIDFRLRTRKGLTISGSSSYCWSPYISSQRYMGSQASLFMKPATTYDENHIVLEGNGPQRTIGAGDPWGQFAAQIDAFSLAARANRAHRTPGEMGLRDIRIIEAMYRSADSGGATLAL
- a CDS encoding rhodanese-like domain-containing protein — its product is MDKRFILPLAAFVLFAGCQQQGKDEPDDSVAELPTPHLASMLAPDDVRQAMMSRPQLAVLDVRTPEEFAAGHIAGATNLDYKSEDFAAQVAALPKDKDYVVYCRTGHRSSLAQEAMRTMGFRHVANMAGGITAWRDGGMAVAR
- a CDS encoding glucuronyl esterase domain-containing protein, which encodes MRALIAALALLAAPAAAQTAADLHAAERERFGYGELRAGADGNNPDALNAANYDEAEVGDLPLPPLFTADAQRTPAGWPIRRAELARLVEDNWTGRIPENVASFRLVWRKEVVARSSDRTVEQWIGQVVAPDGAMGPTVDATITFPPGKGHAPALISYSYIWPGGRVPDFGGAPPPDAVSQALRHGFAYVEYRPQLLQPDTAATMADGIIGLARWPRAEHDWGALRAWAWGASRLREELAHDPRIAAKHISLTGHSRFGKAVLVAAAFDPQFADAHVSSSGAGGAKIMRRDFGERWENLVGSGEFHWLTPAAMRYAQAGHSVAELPVDAHMLIALRAPHPLLVTSGRADKGDAWVDPRGMWLATMAARPAWALYGSGTPDGAMPPPLGSADEDFPLGWYQHDQGHVPWPAYEAFYRHEARFAGTGR
- a CDS encoding transporter, translated to MNRLLCGSALALTAFTPLSAALAQDAGDAENEITVDAPLLHPAAGLMADHMHDGGEIMVGLRYEHASNSGANQSGTHEISDADILAAGYTVRAASMDMDMVMLDLMYAPNDKVTFMVMPMYMWHRMTMVGIDPMAGMGGMGGHAGHMTLGYGDTHTHGSEGFGDTFVSASYRLARKPGFGAHATLGVWVPTGAVDLKNPDGSFVHYGMQPGGGTWDLDPSLTVHGRDAAFGWGAQAAYRWKTDKENESGFSFGDSFRATGWASYRLAADVGATLRLEYLSEGPVEGHYNAGHNHAAPPDRQANYGGDTVTAGFGINWVLPVGGASPPQIGAEVSVPLIQDLNGIQLPQDWKLAVNLNKTF